The following nucleotide sequence is from Sphingomonas telluris.
GCTGCTGCCCGGACTGGCCGAACTGCTGCTGGTTCGATTGACCCGTCTGATTGTCGTTCTGCTGGCCGAGAGGCTGCTGCTGTCCGCTGCCTTCGTTCTGATCGCGGGTCTGTTCGCGTTCACTCTCCATGGGTCGTTACTCCTACACGTCGCCCCGCTTGCTCTCTCTGCCAGAACAAGGATGAAGCCACTGCCGTTCCGTGCCGTGGGCCGCGATTGCGACGAACGGACGCGCCGAAGATCGTTTCCGCGACGAAGCGAAGTTCGGGCAAAAGAAAGGACCGCCGGATCGCTCCGACGGTCCCAATTCTTCAGCAGTCGAAAGAGCTTACTGTTCTTCTTCGGCCGTCTCGGTCTCCGCGGCCGGCTCGCCCGCATCGGCGGGAGCGGCAGCAGCCTCCTCGGCCGGAGCCTCCGGAGCGAGGTCCTCAGCCGCCGGAGCAGCCTCTTCCTCGAACATCTGGGCGAGGACGTCGACGCCCTGCGCCTGCAGGTCCGCCTCTTCCGGCGAACGCGCGACGTTGACCTTCACCGTGATGGCGACTTCCGGGTGCAGCGCGACCTTCACGTCGTGAACGCCGATGTTCTTGATCGGACGATCGAGAACGATCTGGCTCTTGGTGACCTTCGCGCCGTCGGCCTCGAGAGCCTCGACGATGTCGCGGGCCGAAACCGAACCGTAGAGCTGGCCGGTGTTCGAAGCCTGACGGATCAGCTGAACCGTCTTGCCGTCGACGCCCTTGGCGGCCTTCTCGGCATCCGAGCGGCGCTCGGCGTTGTCGGCCTCGATCTTCGCGCGGTTGGCTTCGAAGACCTTGCGGTTGGCTTCGTTGGCGCGGAGCGCCTTCTTGTTCGGCAGCAAATAGTTGCGCGCGAAACCGTTCTTGACGTTCACGACATCGCCGATGCCGCCAAGCTTCTCGACGCGCTCGAGCAGGATGACTTCCATGTCGTCCTCTCCTTACTTCACGACGTAGGGAAGCAGGCCGATGTGGCGGGCGCGCTTGATCGCCTTCGCCAGCTCGCGCTGCTTCTTGGTGGAAACCGCGGTGATGCGGCTGGGGACGATCTTACCACGCTCGGACATGAAGCCCTGGAGCAGGCGGACATCCTTGTAGTCGATCTTGGGGGCGTCCTTGCCGGAGAACGGGCAGCTCTTGCGGCGGCGGAAGAATGCACGTGCCATCGCTTAGGCCTCCAGTTCTTCGTTGCGGGGAGCGCGGTCGCCACGGTCGCCACGGTCGCCACGGTCGCGGCCGAAACCGCCACGGTCGCCATCGCCGCGCGGACCGCGGTCGCGCTCGCCACGGCGCATCATCGCGGACGGGCCGCTCTCATGCTCGTCCACGCGAATGGTGAGGAAGCGGATCACGTCCTCGTTGATGTTGGTCTGGCGCTCGAGCTCAGCGATCGCCGGGGCCGGAGCGTCGATGTCGAGGGCGACGTAGTGCGCCTTGCGGTTCTTGGCGATGCGGTAAGCCAGGTTGCGAAGACCCCAGGTCTCCGTCTTGACTACCTTCCCGCCGTTGTCCTCGAGAATCTTGGTAGCGTTTTCCGCCAGCGCATCGACCTGGGCCTGGGCCAAGTCCTGACGCGCGAGGAAAACATGCTCGTAGAGCGGCATGTTTCTTCGTCTCTCTTTTGGCCGATCGCTGACGCCGCCCAATGCGGACGCCCCTCCGGCTGTCTTCCAAAAACAACTGGGGCACAGGCCAAGCCTGCACCCCATCGCGGCGCCCATTGCCGCAAATGCCCCGAAATGGCAAGTGCAGACCATGGCGACGCAGCTGAAATCGATCGAGCCCACGAAGGACCCGCTGGAGGACATGAGCCTCCCCGGATGGCTTTATTATGACCAGGAGTTCTTCGAGGCCGAAAAGCGCGCCTTCCTCCGTGCCTCGCCGCAGGTCGTCTGCCACGAAAGCGAGATCCCTAATCCCGGCGATTGGCGCACGCTCGAGTATCTTGGCGAGAGCATCATCGTCATGCGCGGCGACGACCGTGAGATCCGCGCCTTTTCGAACGTCTGCCGCCACCGCGGCTCGCGGCTGGTCGATGGCGAGGCCGGCTGCTCGAAGGTCCTGACCTGCCCCTACCATGCGTGGAGCTACTCCCGGGACGGACGGCTGGTCGGCGTGCCCCATCGCCAGGAATATCCCGGACTCCAGACGGAGAAGCTCAGCCTGTTCCCGGTGTCGCTGGAGAATTGGCGCGGCTTCCTGTTCGTCACGCTCGAACCCGGAGTGCCGTCGGTCGCCGAGGTCATGGCGCCGTACGAAAATGAGATTGAGCCGTACCGGTTCGAGGAGCTTCGGGCGCTTCAGCAGGTCCGCCTCCGGCCCCGCGCGCTCAACTGGAAGACGATCTCGGACAATTATTCCGACCACCTGCACATTCCGGTCGGCCACCCCGGTCTCACCCGCCTGTTCGGCCGCA
It contains:
- the rplI gene encoding 50S ribosomal protein L9, producing MEVILLERVEKLGGIGDVVNVKNGFARNYLLPNKKALRANEANRKVFEANRAKIEADNAERRSDAEKAAKGVDGKTVQLIRQASNTGQLYGSVSARDIVEALEADGAKVTKSQIVLDRPIKNIGVHDVKVALHPEVAITVKVNVARSPEEADLQAQGVDVLAQMFEEEAAPAAEDLAPEAPAEEAAAAPADAGEPAAETETAEEEQ
- the rpsR gene encoding 30S ribosomal protein S18: MARAFFRRRKSCPFSGKDAPKIDYKDVRLLQGFMSERGKIVPSRITAVSTKKQRELAKAIKRARHIGLLPYVVK
- the rpsF gene encoding 30S ribosomal protein S6 — encoded protein: MPLYEHVFLARQDLAQAQVDALAENATKILEDNGGKVVKTETWGLRNLAYRIAKNRKAHYVALDIDAPAPAIAELERQTNINEDVIRFLTIRVDEHESGPSAMMRRGERDRGPRGDGDRGGFGRDRGDRGDRGDRAPRNEELEA
- a CDS encoding aromatic ring-hydroxylating oxygenase subunit alpha, with product MATQLKSIEPTKDPLEDMSLPGWLYYDQEFFEAEKRAFLRASPQVVCHESEIPNPGDWRTLEYLGESIIVMRGDDREIRAFSNVCRHRGSRLVDGEAGCSKVLTCPYHAWSYSRDGRLVGVPHRQEYPGLQTEKLSLFPVSLENWRGFLFVTLEPGVPSVAEVMAPYENEIEPYRFEELRALQQVRLRPRALNWKTISDNYSDHLHIPVGHPGLTRLFGRSYRIEAQEWVDKMEGDLVEKVSANPSERVYQHHLPRVDHLPESHQRKWLYYKLFPNVAFDIYPDQVDFMQFLPISATESVIREISYGLPDGRREMKAVRYLNWRINRRVNAEDTELITRVQLGMQSPTYVAGPLGTSEVCLRSFAKKLRRMIPESRQESPPPAGWSRHAN